The Deltaproteobacteria bacterium genome includes a window with the following:
- a CDS encoding PocR ligand-binding domain-containing protein, translating to MQPPAMILPGSRQIDWHRFEASLYDRFAVNAVALTRSGTRKTEGDVPWANDLCRLIKTHPDGADRICSKLLKILMQAARAKEAFITGECAAGMNKWVLPIVQDDEIDGFVNICGRPFCNAERIYTDYISQTIQVDEATILKMLPCLQPIDPRTLKEM from the coding sequence ATGCAACCTCCGGCTATGATTCTGCCCGGCAGCAGGCAGATCGACTGGCACCGTTTCGAAGCCTCGCTTTACGACCGTTTTGCCGTAAATGCCGTTGCCCTGACCCGCAGCGGCACGCGGAAAACCGAGGGCGACGTCCCCTGGGCCAACGATCTTTGCCGGCTGATAAAGACCCACCCCGACGGCGCGGACCGGATCTGCAGCAAACTGCTGAAGATCCTGATGCAGGCGGCCAGGGCAAAAGAGGCCTTCATCACCGGCGAGTGCGCCGCCGGCATGAACAAGTGGGTGCTGCCCATTGTACAGGACGACGAGATCGACGGGTTCGTCAACATCTGCGGTCGCCCCTTCTGCAATGCGGAAAGGATTTACACCGATTACATCAGCCAGACCATTCAGGTGGACGAGGCAACCATCCTGAAGATGCTGCCCTGCCTCCAGCCCATCGACCCGCGCACGTTGAAGGAGATGAA